The Anabaena sp. PCC 7108 region GCTATAGCCATACTGACAGTAGGAACCTGTTCTACTGGACATAAACGTGACCAGACTTTACCAGCCGCATCAACTCCACAGAGGCGGTAGTCAGTACGCAATGATGGAGGTGATACCTTATCTCCTGGCTCACAAATTTCTTCCACATAATCCATCAGACGCTCAACTTCCGCATGACGTAGGGTAGCCGTTCCTCCTGGTGTTGGTTCTTGAGGATTAGATTCTAACCAGCCATTAATAACTGGTCCATCTAAGTAAATATCCTGGATTTGTTGTAGAATTACTTGTAGTTCAGTTTGCCAATCAGCCACAGTCTCTTGAATTTCTTGTAAGAGATTCATGGCAAATGCTGGATTAGCTCCGTGGCGATGGTTACTAAAGCTCGGTGTTTTAAACTTAGGTAGGCTAGGTGTTTTATCTCCAGATGAGTGCGCGGGAAAAGTTTGTACAGAATTATCCTGGGAAAAGAAATTGGCATCTGCAGATGATTTACTGACAGAATCTCTGCCTAAGTCAACGGTATTTCTTCCTTCATCCTCTGAAGATTCGGTAATGTCTGTAGATTTGTGAGCGCCCACACTAATCCTAAAGGAAAAGGGGCGTTTTGTTGAATCACCTGTTTCTGCACCTAAGTCAGTGCCGCGAATCCCCAAATCATGTAGAGTTGCCTCAATCCGTTTTAAGCCTGCTTTCATAAAGAGATCCTGAAGCTTGTTTTGGTGGTATTGATTTCCGAATCAGTTTGTTAAAAGAGCAAATTATTGAGAAACTTTTCTTTATTCTATAGGTAGAACAATACTTTATGGAAGACCAAGATTGTGATATCTTATGAGTAAAGTTATTTTGGTAACAGGCCCTGCACGCTCAGGTAAAAGTGAATGGGCAGAAAATTTAGCAATTGAGTCAGGAAAATCTGTAATTTACATAGCAACAGCTAGAGAAAATTCTCAAGATCAAGAGTGGCAACAACGTATTCAAAAACACCAAAAACGCCGTCCTCAAGACTGGGTAACTCTAAATGTGCCTGTGGAACTTGCTGCTACCTTAGCTAAGGTTCAGCCTCATACCTGTCTTTTAATTGATTCTTTAGGAACTTGGGTAGCTAATTTTCTGGAACAAGACGACACAAGTTGGGAAAATACCTTGGCAGAATTGCTAAAAACAGTCCGTTTAGTTGATGCTGATTTAGTATTTGTAGGGGAAGAAACAGGTTGGGGTGTAGTACCAGCTTATCCTATAGGTAGAACATTCCGCGATCGCTTGGGTTCTTTAATTCGTCAGTTAGGTGCGATTTCTGAGTCAGTTTACTTGGTTACTGGTGGCTATGTTCTTAATCTCAGTCTTCTAGGTTCTCCCTTACCAGTAGCAAAGCCTGAATTCAGAATTAAAGAGTAAAATTTCTGAACTAAAACTATAATTAAAGATATGGCAAACGAACAAGAAGTTAAACAGTATATTGCACACTGGTTTCAGTTAGGCAAGAAAGTGATCGTAGGTAATGGTAATCATAGCTTCTTACCTAGCCCAGTACTCAAAGGTGATCGCTATAGTCCAGAATTTGAAGCATGCTGGCAAAGTATTCTGTCCTTAGAAATTAGTGACTGTTATTTAGAAGGCACTCACGAAACCATCGCCGAACTTCTCACACCAGCCTGGGAAATGCTCCCTTGCAGTCGTTGTACTATGCCAGTACCCATAAAGACTGTGGGAATGCCAGCTTTGTTTTGTCCCTGTAATAGTTTACCCAACTGGCCTAATACCGAACTACCAGCACCCCACGGACCGATTAATAGCCAAGAACATCTGATAGTAATTTGCGATCGCTTAATGGATAAAATTCCGGGAACATGAATTGGTAGAATCATAGCCCTACATTTAATTTCAAATTAGAAATTTAAACTTAGAAACTAATGCATTCAACAAATGAGACTCATAAAGTTTATCATAGTCTTCGTGAAGCAGGTTCGTCTCAATTTCTTGACTAGCCAAAGGTGGAGAAAACAAATAACCCTGACCCAATTCGCATCCAAGTTGTTGCAACCATTGAAGTTGTTGTGGTGTTTCAATCCCTTCTGCCACAACAGCTAATCCCAGTTGATTACTCAAGGCAATAATAGTACTCACAACCTGATAATTACGATTTCCTTCCTCCATCTGACTCACAAAGGAGCGATCAATCTTCAAATGATCAGCAGGTAAACGATGGAGATAATTAAGAGATGAATATCCAGTCCCAAAGTCATCAATGCTAATCTGAATTTTTCTATCCTTTAATTGAGTTAACAAATCAATTGTCTTATTTATATCTTCAATTAACATACTTTCAGTAATTTCTAAAACTATAGACTCGCCTTCTAAACCTGTTTGAGCCAGTATCCGATCAATATCTTCAACTAAACTAGTTTGGCGAATATCTTGAGCGGAGAGATTAATACTGACATAAAGCGGAAAGTGAACAAAATTTGTTTTCCATTTAGCCAATTGTTGACAAACCGTAGAAAACATCCAACGATCTATCTGCACAATTAGCCCAGTTTCTTCAGCAATAGGAATAAATTCTCCTGGACAGACAAATCCGCGAGTAGGTGAAAGCCAGCGCACCAACGCCTCAAATCCAACTAACCGACCGCCAATTAAATCAACAATAGGTTGGTAGTAAACAACAAACTCTTCTCGTTCTAGAGCTTTACGAATATCAGTTTCTAGAGTTAGTCGATTTACAGCTTGGGTATGCATTTGAGCATCAAAAATTTTATATGAATTTCGCCCTTGAGCTTTAGCTCGATACATAGCAATATCAGCATCTCGGAGTAAATCGGCAGCTTGACGATATTCTTTTGTTGCAAAAACAATCCCGATGCTCGTACTAATAAACATTTCATTGCCATTAATCATCAACGACGTTTGACAATCTATCAGAATGCGTTTAGTAATTTTAATTGTAGCTTCAATACTTTCAATATCTTCTAGCAAAATTACAAATTCATCACCACCAAGTCGAGCCACTAAATCAATGTCCCGCAGGTGAGTTTTTAACTTCTGGGCAATACTCTGAAGTAGTTGATCTCCAGCTAAATGCCCTAAACTATCATTGATAACTTTGAACCGATCTAGATCTAGAAACAAAACAGCATAATGATAACTTTCCAGCCGTTTCGCTCTGTTGATAGCGAGTTCCAGTCGCTCCTCCAAAAGCGTCCGATTCGGTAAACCCGTCAATGGATCGTGAAAAGCGTTGTGAATAAGCTGTTCTTCTGCCTGTTTGCGTAAACGAAGCTCGTCGTGGAGATTGGTAATATCTGTGCGGATTGCCAAGTATTGAAAAGGTTTACCCAAGGCATCCAAGAAAGGTACAATCGTGCTATTAACCCAGTAGAAACTGCCATCTTTTGACCGGTTCCGAATTTCACCTCGCCAGATATGCCCATGACTAATGGTTTGCCACATCTGAGCGAAAAATTCTTGAGAATGATACCCAGAATTGACTATCTGATGAGTATGACCTACCAGTTCCTCTCGGTTATATTGAGATATTTGGCAGAATCGATCATTAGCGTAAGTAATTACCCCGTTAGCATCTGTGATAGCAACGATAGCTGACTGATCTAAAGCATATTTGAAACTGGATAATTCCTGGAGGGTTTGATACAGTCTTTCTTGTGCTTGTTTGCGCTCTGTCCGTACCTGAGCGTCCCGAAGTTCTCGACGTACAGCCTCAGGCAATCGGTTTAAGTTATCCTTCATAAGATAATCATGAACACCGGCTTTCATCAGTTCTACAGCAGATACTTCACCGATTGTTCCAGAAACTAGAATGAAAGGAATATCTTTTTGACTCTGCTTTGCTATTTCCAGAGCCGTAGGTGCATCAAATCCAGGCAATCGGTAATCGGAAATTATTACATCCCAAGTACAGCTACCTAGGGCTGCACATAGCTCTGGGGCTGTTTGGACACGCTGCCAGATGGGATTGAAACCACCGCGACGCAGTTCATGGAGAACTAACAGAGCATCAGTTTCTAAATCTTCAACAAGCAGGACATTCAAGTCTTCACTCATACCTTATACCGATTTACTTTAAGGTTGATACAAATGGAAAAACGTGAGAACACGGGGACACCAGGACTGCAAGATTCATTTGTAGCTTTAATTTAATTTAATGAATTGATATTACAATCTCCTTGGGATCTTTTGAGAAAACCGACTCAGTGAGCTTGACAATTCCAACTCTTGAAACTGTCACCTGTCACCTACCTCCACAAAAAGACTTTCTTACCAATCCCTAATTAGAGTCTTTAATTAGAGTCTTTGCAAATAGCAGCAGGATTTATGTAGTTTTTAGTTATAATTCTCTGAGCTAAACGTCGAGAAGTTCCAGAGACACTGGAACTCTCAAACTAGATAGCTAAATTAATATAAAACCAGTCCCTACATTTGGAGTCAGTTAACAGAACTTTTGTTACTTTACTCAACAAAATCAACCTATTAATTAAACTGCAACCTCCTCCGCTTCCAACACATTAATCTCATCTAAAATCCGCCAAATTTCCTGCATCATTGGCTCTAAACCAGTACGAGTCACAGCGGAAATTATAAAAACCCGCGCATAAGAAAGATGATTTAATTGTGTAGCTAAAGCATCTAAATCAACAGTTTCTCTATCAACAGCATCAATTTTATTCAAAGCTAAAATTTGCGGACGTTTAGCTAACCCTCTGCCATAGGCCTTAAGTTCTTCTTGAATGGTATGATAATCAGCTATGACATCTTCACTTGTCGCATCAATTAAATGTAATAAAACCCTAGTGCGTTCAATGTGACGTAAAAAATCATGACCTAAACCGGCACCATGAGAAGCACCTTCAATTAATCCCGGAATATCCGCAAAAACTGTACCATCACCAGTAGGCTTTTTAACTACACCCAAATTAGGAATTAAGGTAGTAAACGGATAATCAGCTATTTTCGGACGTGCGGCTGATAAAGAAGAAATTAAAGTTGATTTACCAGCATTTGGTAAACCAATAATTCCCACTTCTGCTAACAATTTCAGCTCTAAACGTAGCATCTTCCTTTCTCCTTCCAGTCCAGGAAGTGCATATTCGGGAACGCGGTTGCGGTTACTCAAAAAATGTTGATTTCCCAGTCCACCTTTACCACCTTCAACGACTCGAAAGCGTTGTCCAGGTTCAGTTAAATCGCATAACAAAGCGCTGGTATCAGCATCATAAACAGCAGTACCACAGGGAACTTCGACAATTAGATCTTTTCCACCTGCGCCGGTGCAATTATTGGGACCACCACGTTCCCCATTTTGTGCCTTAAACAAATGCTTGTAGCGAAAATCTAGCAAGGTTTGGAGGTTTGTATCAGCCACAAAAATGATTGAACCACCTCTTCCTCCATTCCCACCAGAAGGTCCGCCGGCTGGGACATATTTTTCACGACGGAAAGCAACGATACCATCGCCACCTTTACCTGCTTCTACTTCAATTACTGATTGGTCAATAAATTGCATATTTTTAGAGTTCTGAGTTCTAAGTGATGAGTTATCAATTATAAGTTTTTCATTAACTTTAAATTCCTCACTCTTTACTTGTAACTCAATCCTCAGCACTCAGCACTGAAATATGCACTTAAATATAAGGTGAAATATCTTCACCACAGTCATCTGCGAGGTAAGACAGGGCGCGGAAGCGTAAACCTACCAATTGTTCATACAAGGGATTAATTTTACACATTGGTGGGATATGAATTATTTTCCGTCCAAATAGGGTGACATCTTGCTCAAAAGGGCATTGGGAGGGAATCATTTTACACAAAAACTTAGCAACTCTGGGATCTTGAATATCTAACCCATCTAACCAGTCACGTATGGGGCGGAGTGCGTCTGGTAGGGGTGCTTGTAGTGCGTCCGGTAGGGTAGAGGTTTTTGCTTGTTCTGTGTCTTCTAGGGTATGACGCAGGGCTGCTAGGGCTTCTGTTTGCAGTTCCAAGGCTTGGCAAAATTGTTGTAGAAGTTCCTCTTCGCTGGGAGAATAGATTCCATCTGCGATCGCTACCATCACTGCTGTCCGCAAGAAATTTTCCGCTACTGGCGTGCCTTTACCTAAAATCAGAGCTAATTCCTCTGGTGTAATTATCCCTAAAGAATCCCAGTTAATAGAAGGAGCTAATTCATCCTTAGTGATGCTGGCAATTAACTGTTGTTCTTGGGGATCAAAATTACCATCTGACCAAGCAATAGTCAGTAGTCCACGTAACCAAGCGGCTATTTGTTCGCTGCTGTATGAGGTTTTAACAGCACTGATCATAAACTCGCTCCTCAAATTTTTTCTTTGCTAATACTAAACTACCTTAATTGTAAATCTTGCGCTAAAATTCCTCTGAAGAGTAATATTGACAATTCTTGCTATTTATATATGTTTTATTTCGGTATTGAACATGAAGTTGCTTTTCTGAACCATGAAGGCAAGTTTGCTGATTTCTCCTGCACAAAATTTGCTGAGTTTAATCAAATTGTGGACAAGCTACCTATATACCCTAATGATTACCCACAATTGAGAGTAGGGGATGCTGGCATTAAAAAAAAGCGTTGGTATATTGAAGGATTTGAAAGATTTTCTAATTCAGAAGAGGTAATTGATTGTGTAGCGAAAGGCATCGAAATTAGAACAACCATACATTCTGATATTCAAAGTGCAATTAATGAATTAACAGAAAGTTTTAATCTACTACGTCAGGTAGCTGCTAGTTTTGGCTTCACACCAATTTTAGTCAGTTTTAATCCTTATACCTGCGTTTTCGAGCCACACCCGCCATTAAATGATTTTGAAATTAGGCAATTACAAGCTTACCCTGATGAACAAACTGCCAATATTTATATGGTTTCCTATGGACCAGATTTAAATATTTCTGTAGCAGATTTACCCATTGAAGATGTAATTGATATGGGTAAAAAACTAACTTATTACAGTCCTTATATTGTTCCTTTTAGTTACAGTTCTCCTTTTTATAATGGGAGTTTGTGGGAAGGTTTATCAGTTAGGACATTTATCAGAACTGGCAAAAGATCAGCAACATTAGTTTTTGTAGAAAACGAAGAACAACTAATTAAAAGCGTACCTTCATTGACCAAAGTTGCCCGGATTCCAGCAGAACTAGGACGCATAGAATTTAAAGCCTGTGATAGTTGTGATGATTTTTCTATTTATGCAGGGTTACTAGCTTTATTAAAAGGTCTAATATTAGATCAAACCTTGCATGGTCGAGCAACTACACCTAACACTGCTTTGCATCAGATTTCGGCAAAATATGGGTTTGATGATGAAGAGATTTTTCTGAATACAACCAAGATTTTCCAAGCGGCTGAAGTTGCTTTAGTAAATGATCCAGATATTGAACTTTTAAAACCGCTAAAAGTTATTTTGGTAGAGAGAAAAACAAAATCTCATCAACTAATTGAGGCTTACCAAAATTTAGGTTCAATTGAAGGAACACTCAAGCAAACTTACAACAACGGTTCTGAGTAAGTAATGAGACGGAATTAATTACACAACTGATTTTCTGTTCCCTGTTCCCTGTTCCCTGTTCCCTGTTCCCTCTCTCAACGAGTGAATTTAATTTTGTCCAACTACTTATTTTTTACTGGGAGGAATTTGTTCCATGGGAATCAGCGTTTCCATCACAGTCTTAACAATTGGTGCAGCGACGGTAGAACCATAGGCATTCTCTCCTTTTGGCTCATCAACAACAGCGAAAACCACATAACGAGGAGATTCAACCGGGAGAATAGCCACAAAACTAGTGATTCTAGCACCGGGGATGTAACCACCTTTGGGACTGGCTTTTTGTGCTGTACCAGTTTTACCACCAATCCGATACCCGTCAATTTGTGCTGCTTTCCCAGTACCTTGAGCAATGACTGTTTCCATCATTTCTACTACCTTTTGGGTAGTTGCAGAAGAGAAAATTTGTCTTGGTGCTGGGATATCAGGAGCATAATGACGTTGTCCTTTGCTATCAATTAGACCTCGGACTACGTGTGGTGTTACTAACTTACCTCCATTAGCTAATGCTCCGTGCATTTGCACCAGCTGTAATGGTGTTAGGGAAAAGCCTTGTCCAAAAGAGGTAGTTGCTGCTTCAATAGGTGAGGCCATAAATTCTTCTTGACTTTTCAGCCGACCACCAACTTCAAATGGTAAATCCGTATCAACTTTTTGTCCTAGTCCCAGACGTTCTAGCCAGTTGTAGTATACAGGGGGGCGCAATCGCTGGATAATTTGCACCATGCCTATATTACTAGAGGTTTGCAAAATCTGAGCAATATTAATTCGGCGATAACCATTGTTTTCAGCGTTTTTGATGATGCGGTCAGCAACTTTCAGAGTACCTGAGTCAGTGAAAACATCATCTGGTTTAATAACACGATTTTCTAGAGCGATCGCAATATTCAACGGTTTAAAGGTTGATCCTGGTTCATAAAGATCCGCTACCGTCCAGTTTTTAAACAGTGAAATATCCGCTTGAGAATATTCATTTGCATTATAAGTAGGCTGGGCAACCAAGGCCAATAATGAACCATCAGTGGCATCCATCACAATCACCGCACCCCGTTTGGCCTGAAACTTTTCTATCTGTTGTTTGAGAGCAGCACGGGCAGTCCTTTGTAAGCGACTATCAATAGTGAGTTGCAGTTGTAAGTCATCAAAATGTAGAAAACCCTCTGGAGCATGATCTGGCATCAGCGCCCCATTTCCTGCCCGACTCAGACGCACCGTTTGCACAGAACGTTCTAGTAACTTCTCCTGACTGTATTCCACACCCGCCTGTCCAATCCTGTCCAGGTTAACGTAGCCCACCACATCAGCCACTAAATCACCTTGTGGGTAGAAACGGGAATATTTTTGAATAAACTCCAAGCCGTTCAAACGTAATGACATTAAGCGATCAGCAATATTCTCTGATACGCGATTAGCCAGAAGAATCCCACTTTTTTTACTTTGAAAAGTTTTAACTAACTCATTAACATCTTTATTGAGTATAGGTGCAAGTTGCTGTGCCATCTCTTCATTAGACTTATCAAACAGCTTGGGATGGGTATACAAAGTGTACACAGGGCGATCTATCGCCAACATATTATTATTGCGATCAACTACTGGCCGGCGAGGCATGAAAGGACGCAAATTCACCATTTGCTGGTTTCTTGCCCGCTGGGTAAGCTTTGACCCCTGAATAATTTGCAGCTTGTACAAATTCAACATCAACCCTATACCAGCAGCAATTAGTAGACCCCAAACTATCAACAGTCGAGACTTAATTTTTGCCGACTGGTCTTGAGTTTTATGAGTACTATTGCCTGATATATCTGGTCGGGAAAATTTTCGCTGTCTTTTGAATTCTAAATTCTGCAAATTTCTCAGTTTTTTTCTGTTTGATGACTTCTGCATTGGGTTAGTCCGTTGTCCTTTGCCATCTGTCAGTTATTCCTGTATAATCGATGATCAGTAGACTTCTGGAAGAAGTTGGGATAATATCAAGTTCGGCTAATTGCTGTTTAAAAAAACTCGACCCGTTACCGCGCAGTTCGCTAATTAAATGACTAATTAAATGATTAATAACCGTGGACATTAATATCCCAGCGGAGAGGGTATTTGTCGCTGAGTTTCTGAATTTATGGTTGTAGCTGCGGGCGGTTGTGAATTAGGAGTATTCGATGATGGTAACAAGAAAATTGTCCCCCCCGGATTTGGTGATACTAATCCAGCTGTTGGCTGTTCAGCTTCTTCAGCCATTTTACTAGTCAGTGTTGCATTAGTTGTAGTCAACTGCCGCTCATAACGCTGTAAGCTTTGTAAAGTCCGGTAAGCTTGACTCCAAAGTTCTTGAGAATATACCGTCCAACCATAAACCACCAATGTTGCAGACACACACAAAAACACCGCAGCTGACGAATAACGATGAAAGGAATACAACCTCAGTAACCACAAAGGCGCAGCCCCAGCATTAGACATCATAGGTAAGCGATCGCTTGATTGCTGTTTTAAGTTTGAAGTTGGTTGTTTACCCGACTCTTTCATCAAATTGGGTCTTTTTGGTTCATGGGTGGGAGAAACTAATAAATTTCTCGCCGAACTGCTTTGTCTTCTCGAACGTATAGGTGTGGATTCATTAGCAACTGTCGAGGATCTCGGTGTCATTAGTCCCAAACGCCTGGAACGTCGGCGACCCCACGGTAGGATAGAATCTTTTTTGAACCAATTACTTTTTGTCGAAATAGGTGATTTACGGGCAACAACCATAATTTTTATGTCAGTAAGTAAATATTCTCTTTATTTAGCCGATTGTTTTTACCAAGGTTAAATTTATTTAGCAAGTAGCAAATATAACAGCTTTTTCGGAGTTGTCAAGGGTGGCTAGACCAATTTTTGCCTCTCTCCAATAGTGTAAGGCTTGATTTTGGGCGATCAGCTACTACGATCAACTGACTAGTTAGAGATTATATCTAAGATTATGGCAACATGAAGCAGTGACAAGCAAGAGGCAATAGATAAGAAAAATCTCTGGCAATTGCCATACCTCTTAAAAGATAGATAACTACTTAGTATTATCTTTTTCTTCCTTTTAAAACCACTCTGAAAGCAGTTAACAAAAAGCAACAAATAGGGTATCGTATTCATGAGGCAATAATTTTTATTGCCCTAAATTGGTGAAAGAGGAGATTATGAAAACAAAAATCTTTGGTTTGGCTTTAATGTTAAGTCTGGCTACTATGCTCGGAGCTTGCGAAGGTGGTGGTGAACCTGCTGGAACTCCTACCAGTTCACCTGCTGCTACAACAGGTGGTGAACCGACTGACGGCAGTAGTCCTGCTGCTAGTCCCGAAGCTAGTCCTGCTGCTACACCCACTACAACTCCCTAATTAAGTCAGGATAGCGCTCCTCACTACATCGCTATTGCTAACTTTAATCAGGCTCGAGCAAAAGTAACAGTACTCTCATACCGAGAGTGCTACAATACTTCTCGAATTTAGTTAAGACATCAACTGAAGAAAAAAACCTCTTAAGTTAGATTTTTTATTAAAGTTGAAAAAACTTTCATTTATTTAGAGAAGTAGCTTTATGTTGCTACTACAATTTAGCACATCTCACTATTGTCGAAAAGCCCGCCTAGCTCTAGGTTATAAGCAAATTGATT contains the following coding sequences:
- the cobU gene encoding bifunctional adenosylcobinamide kinase/adenosylcobinamide-phosphate guanylyltransferase, giving the protein MSKVILVTGPARSGKSEWAENLAIESGKSVIYIATARENSQDQEWQQRIQKHQKRRPQDWVTLNVPVELAATLAKVQPHTCLLIDSLGTWVANFLEQDDTSWENTLAELLKTVRLVDADLVFVGEETGWGVVPAYPIGRTFRDRLGSLIRQLGAISESVYLVTGGYVLNLSLLGSPLPVAKPEFRIKE
- a CDS encoding bifunctional diguanylate cyclase/phosphodiesterase; the encoded protein is MSEDLNVLLVEDLETDALLVLHELRRGGFNPIWQRVQTAPELCAALGSCTWDVIISDYRLPGFDAPTALEIAKQSQKDIPFILVSGTIGEVSAVELMKAGVHDYLMKDNLNRLPEAVRRELRDAQVRTERKQAQERLYQTLQELSSFKYALDQSAIVAITDANGVITYANDRFCQISQYNREELVGHTHQIVNSGYHSQEFFAQMWQTISHGHIWRGEIRNRSKDGSFYWVNSTIVPFLDALGKPFQYLAIRTDITNLHDELRLRKQAEEQLIHNAFHDPLTGLPNRTLLEERLELAINRAKRLESYHYAVLFLDLDRFKVINDSLGHLAGDQLLQSIAQKLKTHLRDIDLVARLGGDEFVILLEDIESIEATIKITKRILIDCQTSLMINGNEMFISTSIGIVFATKEYRQAADLLRDADIAMYRAKAQGRNSYKIFDAQMHTQAVNRLTLETDIRKALEREEFVVYYQPIVDLIGGRLVGFEALVRWLSPTRGFVCPGEFIPIAEETGLIVQIDRWMFSTVCQQLAKWKTNFVHFPLYVSINLSAQDIRQTSLVEDIDRILAQTGLEGESIVLEITESMLIEDINKTIDLLTQLKDRKIQISIDDFGTGYSSLNYLHRLPADHLKIDRSFVSQMEEGNRNYQVVSTIIALSNQLGLAVVAEGIETPQQLQWLQQLGCELGQGYLFSPPLASQEIETNLLHEDYDKLYESHLLNALVSKFKFLI
- the obgE gene encoding GTPase ObgE, whose amino-acid sequence is MQFIDQSVIEVEAGKGGDGIVAFRREKYVPAGGPSGGNGGRGGSIIFVADTNLQTLLDFRYKHLFKAQNGERGGPNNCTGAGGKDLIVEVPCGTAVYDADTSALLCDLTEPGQRFRVVEGGKGGLGNQHFLSNRNRVPEYALPGLEGERKMLRLELKLLAEVGIIGLPNAGKSTLISSLSAARPKIADYPFTTLIPNLGVVKKPTGDGTVFADIPGLIEGASHGAGLGHDFLRHIERTRVLLHLIDATSEDVIADYHTIQEELKAYGRGLAKRPQILALNKIDAVDRETVDLDALATQLNHLSYARVFIISAVTRTGLEPMMQEIWRILDEINVLEAEEVAV
- a CDS encoding Mo-dependent nitrogenase C-terminal domain-containing protein, producing the protein MISAVKTSYSSEQIAAWLRGLLTIAWSDGNFDPQEQQLIASITKDELAPSINWDSLGIITPEELALILGKGTPVAENFLRTAVMVAIADGIYSPSEEELLQQFCQALELQTEALAALRHTLEDTEQAKTSTLPDALQAPLPDALRPIRDWLDGLDIQDPRVAKFLCKMIPSQCPFEQDVTLFGRKIIHIPPMCKINPLYEQLVGLRFRALSYLADDCGEDISPYI
- a CDS encoding glutamate--cysteine ligase GCS2 — encoded protein: MFYFGIEHEVAFLNHEGKFADFSCTKFAEFNQIVDKLPIYPNDYPQLRVGDAGIKKKRWYIEGFERFSNSEEVIDCVAKGIEIRTTIHSDIQSAINELTESFNLLRQVAASFGFTPILVSFNPYTCVFEPHPPLNDFEIRQLQAYPDEQTANIYMVSYGPDLNISVADLPIEDVIDMGKKLTYYSPYIVPFSYSSPFYNGSLWEGLSVRTFIRTGKRSATLVFVENEEQLIKSVPSLTKVARIPAELGRIEFKACDSCDDFSIYAGLLALLKGLILDQTLHGRATTPNTALHQISAKYGFDDEEIFLNTTKIFQAAEVALVNDPDIELLKPLKVILVERKTKSHQLIEAYQNLGSIEGTLKQTYNNGSE
- a CDS encoding penicillin-binding protein 2, which gives rise to MQKSSNRKKLRNLQNLEFKRQRKFSRPDISGNSTHKTQDQSAKIKSRLLIVWGLLIAAGIGLMLNLYKLQIIQGSKLTQRARNQQMVNLRPFMPRRPVVDRNNNMLAIDRPVYTLYTHPKLFDKSNEEMAQQLAPILNKDVNELVKTFQSKKSGILLANRVSENIADRLMSLRLNGLEFIQKYSRFYPQGDLVADVVGYVNLDRIGQAGVEYSQEKLLERSVQTVRLSRAGNGALMPDHAPEGFLHFDDLQLQLTIDSRLQRTARAALKQQIEKFQAKRGAVIVMDATDGSLLALVAQPTYNANEYSQADISLFKNWTVADLYEPGSTFKPLNIAIALENRVIKPDDVFTDSGTLKVADRIIKNAENNGYRRINIAQILQTSSNIGMVQIIQRLRPPVYYNWLERLGLGQKVDTDLPFEVGGRLKSQEEFMASPIEAATTSFGQGFSLTPLQLVQMHGALANGGKLVTPHVVRGLIDSKGQRHYAPDIPAPRQIFSSATTQKVVEMMETVIAQGTGKAAQIDGYRIGGKTGTAQKASPKGGYIPGARITSFVAILPVESPRYVVFAVVDEPKGENAYGSTVAAPIVKTVMETLIPMEQIPPSKK